In a single window of the Olivibacter sp. SDN3 genome:
- a CDS encoding SusC/RagA family TonB-linked outer membrane protein — MKNKELNERVLKGRPFVYILTGTKRLLPLCALALLILCSFSTSSTSVDRGEKIDLSVQNVALKNVLPILEKKGKIRLMYSEESTALHIPVSIDAKGIPVLEVLARLLVDTGLEYKELKDDLIVVRDKSQQQSRTISGLVKSADGQAIAGASVLIKGMQGKGTRTAADGSYSLEIPANATLIFTYLGYLSQEITVSDENRLDVVLQEDAQQLGEVVVTAMGIKRENKKLGYSASAVNPDQLIENRMTNFGNNLSGKVAGLNVSPSPTGPGGSSKIRLRGQSSFGGNNSPLIVVNGVPINNAPQGGANDASAGNDGEVNTDLGDGLQSINPDDIASLTVLKGAAAAALYGFRAKDGAIIITTKAGSELESGLGISYSSSFQADQALDYTDFQYEYGQGEYGIRNETLADARRTGVWSFGPRFDGLPIMQHDGVERPYLPYRNRVRDFYDLGRTFTNSLAVSGANEKGNFRVSFANTSANSIVPNSNYNKKIFNVGLNYNLSKDLSVQVNANYSNEFNDNPPVVNQQAFNVNQTLYTLANSIDLQWLENAYKDAETGDEIGLSRFTDRTNPYWSINERFETQKRDRLFGNVSLRYQFAPWLWAQGRIGQDYFTNVRHANRPSGTAMLPVAPTGFNGNYFQNTATFRERNIDLLVGTNQQIGLWGIDATFGMNSMDQKSEGMGTSVTNFFIRDLYTVDNGQIKNPIYTLSHKRVNAVFGTIDFSFDEFLFLNLTGRNDWFSTLNPASNSAFYPSASTSFVFSQIWTSKPSWLDFGKLRASYAEVGGDTNPYTNTLYYNIENNLFNGIPLGIITSNISPNANLRPLTVKETEFGIDFKLFDNRLSVDVAAYNKLTVDEILNVDISNASGYEQTLVNVGRLRNRGIEASITVEPIRKEHIKWESVFNYAYNRSKVLQLADNQSRFDVGTGEYIGVVSHEVGLPMASLRGVDYLRNENGEIITSNGLFLPGNIVTYGSAVPLHTGGWLNTITYKGIRFFAQIDFKGGHKMISNSNFNWTRHGLHQNSLVGREGGVVFDGVNSDGSPNATPVEAELFYSQYRSGNIATPFIYDAGFIRARTLSLGYDLSRFFRQTFIKSINANLFVNNPFIIRKQVDNLDPETQYSASDLSAGLEAHALPTTRTYGLNLNVNF; from the coding sequence ATGAAAAATAAAGAACTAAACGAAAGGGTTCTTAAAGGGAGGCCTTTTGTTTATATTCTTACCGGAACGAAACGGTTACTACCTCTCTGCGCTTTGGCGCTTCTTATTCTTTGCTCATTCAGTACTTCATCAACATCAGTTGACCGGGGAGAGAAAATCGATCTTTCAGTGCAAAATGTCGCACTCAAAAATGTACTTCCCATATTGGAAAAAAAAGGCAAAATCAGGCTGATGTACAGTGAGGAAAGTACCGCCTTGCATATCCCGGTAAGCATCGATGCCAAAGGTATACCTGTGCTTGAGGTGCTCGCCCGTTTATTAGTTGATACAGGCTTGGAGTACAAAGAGCTAAAAGACGATTTGATTGTCGTGCGCGACAAATCCCAACAACAGTCACGAACTATCAGTGGATTGGTTAAAAGCGCTGATGGTCAAGCCATAGCCGGTGCAAGTGTGCTTATCAAAGGCATGCAGGGGAAAGGTACACGAACGGCTGCAGATGGCTCTTATAGTCTGGAGATACCTGCCAATGCTACGCTTATCTTTACCTATCTAGGCTATTTATCGCAGGAGATAACGGTTTCGGACGAAAACCGCTTGGATGTGGTATTGCAAGAGGATGCGCAGCAACTAGGTGAAGTAGTAGTGACCGCCATGGGGATCAAAAGGGAAAATAAAAAGCTGGGTTATTCCGCCTCGGCAGTAAATCCAGATCAGCTGATTGAAAACCGAATGACAAATTTCGGAAACAACCTGAGCGGAAAGGTTGCTGGCTTAAACGTGTCGCCATCTCCAACCGGTCCGGGCGGTTCTTCCAAAATTCGTTTAAGAGGCCAGTCCTCTTTTGGAGGGAATAATTCTCCCTTAATTGTGGTCAATGGTGTGCCGATCAACAACGCGCCGCAGGGCGGTGCAAATGATGCCAGCGCCGGCAATGATGGGGAAGTAAATACCGATTTGGGCGATGGCTTACAAAGTATCAATCCGGACGACATTGCTTCCCTTACCGTGCTAAAGGGGGCGGCGGCTGCAGCACTGTACGGTTTCCGCGCAAAAGATGGTGCCATTATTATCACAACCAAGGCTGGGAGTGAATTGGAAAGCGGTTTAGGCATCAGCTACAGTTCAAGTTTCCAGGCAGATCAGGCCCTGGATTATACGGACTTTCAATACGAATACGGGCAGGGTGAATATGGTATTCGGAATGAAACATTGGCCGATGCCAGGCGAACCGGTGTATGGAGTTTCGGACCGCGTTTCGATGGCTTACCTATCATGCAACATGACGGTGTGGAACGCCCCTACCTACCTTACAGAAATCGTGTCCGGGATTTTTACGATCTCGGGAGAACATTTACCAATTCACTTGCCGTATCAGGAGCAAATGAAAAAGGTAATTTTCGTGTATCCTTTGCCAATACCTCCGCCAATAGCATTGTTCCCAATTCCAATTATAATAAAAAAATATTCAATGTTGGTCTTAATTACAATTTGAGCAAAGACTTATCGGTACAGGTTAACGCCAATTATTCCAATGAGTTCAATGACAACCCACCGGTAGTGAACCAGCAAGCTTTCAATGTTAATCAAACCCTTTATACCTTGGCCAATAGTATTGATCTACAATGGCTGGAGAATGCCTATAAAGATGCAGAAACGGGTGATGAAATCGGACTTTCCCGGTTTACGGATCGCACGAATCCCTATTGGTCTATCAATGAACGTTTTGAAACGCAAAAGCGTGATCGGCTCTTCGGGAATGTTTCCCTACGCTACCAATTTGCACCATGGTTATGGGCACAAGGACGTATCGGTCAAGACTATTTCACCAATGTACGGCACGCCAATCGACCTAGCGGAACAGCAATGTTACCTGTAGCACCCACCGGTTTCAACGGAAACTATTTTCAGAATACCGCCACCTTCCGCGAACGGAACATCGATCTCTTGGTGGGTACCAATCAGCAGATCGGATTATGGGGTATCGATGCCACTTTTGGGATGAATTCAATGGATCAAAAATCTGAAGGTATGGGTACCTCGGTAACGAATTTTTTCATACGCGACTTATACACAGTCGATAATGGCCAAATAAAAAATCCCATCTACACCTTATCGCATAAGAGGGTAAACGCAGTATTTGGCACTATAGACTTTTCTTTTGACGAATTCCTGTTTTTGAACTTGACTGGCAGAAATGACTGGTTTTCTACCTTAAATCCCGCATCCAATAGCGCCTTCTACCCTTCTGCCAGCACCAGTTTTGTATTCAGTCAAATATGGACGTCTAAACCATCATGGTTGGACTTCGGTAAATTGCGGGCTTCTTATGCGGAGGTGGGTGGTGATACCAACCCCTATACTAACACCCTGTACTACAATATCGAAAACAACTTATTCAACGGGATTCCCTTAGGAATCATTACATCCAATATTAGTCCTAACGCCAATTTAAGACCACTTACCGTAAAAGAAACAGAATTTGGTATCGACTTTAAACTATTTGATAACCGTTTATCGGTTGATGTGGCTGCCTATAATAAATTGACGGTGGACGAAATCTTAAACGTTGATATTTCCAATGCTTCAGGTTATGAACAAACACTTGTCAATGTAGGCAGATTGCGAAATAGAGGCATCGAAGCGTCAATTACAGTAGAGCCCATTAGAAAGGAACATATAAAGTGGGAATCGGTGTTCAATTACGCCTATAATAGAAGCAAGGTACTGCAACTGGCCGATAATCAAAGCCGATTTGATGTCGGTACCGGTGAATATATCGGTGTGGTTTCGCATGAGGTCGGCCTACCCATGGCCTCCCTGCGTGGTGTCGATTATCTCCGTAATGAAAACGGAGAGATTATTACGTCAAACGGCCTTTTTCTTCCGGGAAATATCGTCACTTACGGTAGCGCAGTACCGCTTCATACCGGTGGATGGCTCAATACGATTACCTATAAAGGCATCCGTTTCTTTGCGCAGATCGATTTCAAGGGAGGACATAAAATGATCTCCAATTCCAACTTCAACTGGACCCGACATGGCCTACATCAGAATAGTTTGGTTGGTCGGGAAGGCGGTGTAGTGTTTGATGGCGTAAATAGCGACGGCTCACCAAATGCCACTCCTGTTGAAGCAGAATTGTTTTATAGTCAATACCGCTCCGGGAATATTGCAACCCCCTTTATTTATGATGCCGGTTTTATCCGCGCGCGCACGCTTTCTTTAGGCTATGATCTGAGCAGGTTTTTCCGCCAGACCTTCATCAAATCCATCAATGCCAACCTGTTTGTTAACAATCCGTTCATTATCCGAAAACAGGTCGACAACCTGGATCCAGAGACGCAGTATTCGGCGTCGGATTTAAGCGCGGGCTTAGAGGCCCATGCTTTACCCACAACGCGGACATACGGCTTAAACCTCAATGTTAATTTTTAA
- a CDS encoding SusD/RagB family nutrient-binding outer membrane lipoprotein produces the protein MKKIYRCFLAVIVLCTYSACDRDFEEININPSLANELDPSYLFSNAQRLSAIATYHYQGEIVQQINTPYGGLLAAGNRNIINDQHAAEAFNTLYTGPIRYLVEVMDKTAGIPEQNNLYQMARIWKAYCFQLLVDTYGDVPYSEAGLGFMQADYLPKYDPAADIYEAIIREYTEATDALDPNQAGIGAADLFYEGTVDRWKRLGNSLLLRIAMRFTKLDETKAQTLVSIAVDPARGGVMQSNDDNAYIQFNDTYTNSTSNPLLGGERANYYVSAPFVDFLKNNNDPRLRYIAVKYEIPANPLATAGAANINPEDQQGMPYGYDESSIERAPDYPGKIGAAWRYSQFNRATVMRVNAPEFMVTFSQTQLLLAEAIVRGYLSIGNAQSYYESGIEAHMEQTPLYGNTVNISAEEKQAYLQEAEIAFSQEQALQQINTQYWVSSFRNWSEAWANFRRTGYPELRPVNFPSQDPSVPAAGGFIRRLVYPLREVSVNATHVQEAIGRMGGNSLGTRLFWDSPE, from the coding sequence ATGAAAAAAATCTACAGATGTTTTTTGGCCGTTATTGTACTATGTACGTATAGCGCCTGCGATCGAGATTTTGAGGAGATCAATATTAATCCATCATTGGCCAATGAACTTGACCCCTCCTATCTGTTTTCCAATGCCCAGCGACTATCCGCTATCGCTACATACCATTATCAAGGCGAAATTGTACAACAGATAAATACGCCATATGGCGGACTGTTAGCCGCCGGAAACCGGAATATCATTAACGACCAGCATGCGGCTGAGGCGTTCAATACACTTTATACCGGTCCGATTCGCTACCTCGTAGAGGTAATGGACAAAACAGCAGGTATCCCAGAGCAAAACAATCTCTACCAAATGGCGCGCATCTGGAAAGCTTACTGTTTTCAACTATTAGTAGATACTTACGGTGATGTACCTTATAGTGAAGCTGGTTTAGGTTTTATGCAAGCCGATTACTTGCCAAAATACGATCCGGCGGCTGATATTTACGAGGCGATCATCCGGGAATATACGGAAGCTACCGATGCCCTTGATCCCAACCAAGCGGGTATTGGTGCGGCAGATTTGTTTTATGAAGGTACGGTTGATCGCTGGAAACGTTTGGGAAATTCGCTGCTGCTGCGGATTGCCATGCGTTTTACCAAACTTGATGAAACAAAAGCGCAAACGCTCGTAAGTATCGCTGTTGATCCCGCCCGCGGGGGTGTGATGCAATCTAATGACGACAATGCCTATATTCAATTTAACGACACTTATACCAATAGCACCTCCAATCCACTCTTGGGGGGTGAACGTGCCAACTATTATGTCAGTGCCCCTTTTGTAGATTTTCTTAAAAACAATAACGATCCTAGACTGCGCTACATAGCCGTGAAGTACGAAATCCCCGCTAATCCCCTGGCCACGGCAGGTGCGGCCAATATCAACCCGGAAGACCAACAGGGAATGCCCTATGGTTATGATGAAAGTTCGATTGAACGCGCGCCGGATTATCCGGGGAAGATAGGTGCCGCATGGCGTTACTCGCAATTTAACCGTGCTACCGTTATGCGTGTTAATGCACCGGAGTTTATGGTTACTTTTTCACAGACGCAGTTGTTGCTGGCCGAAGCAATCGTTCGGGGATACCTGAGCATCGGCAATGCACAGAGCTATTATGAAAGTGGTATAGAGGCACATATGGAGCAGACACCATTGTATGGTAATACGGTCAATATCAGTGCTGAGGAAAAGCAAGCCTATTTGCAGGAAGCCGAAATAGCCTTTAGTCAGGAGCAGGCACTCCAGCAGATCAATACGCAGTATTGGGTGAGCTCGTTCCGCAACTGGTCGGAAGCCTGGGCAAATTTTCGGAGAACAGGATATCCGGAATTGAGACCGGTGAATTTTCCTTCCCAGGATCCTTCTGTTCCTGCCGCCGGTGGTTTCATTAGACGGTTGGTGTACCCGTTGAGGGAGGTCTCTGTAAATGCTACCCATGTCCAGGAAGCAATCGGTAGAATGGGTGGAAACAGTTTGGGAACCCGTCTTTTTTGGGATAGCCCCGAATAA